In Psychrobacter immobilis, a single genomic region encodes these proteins:
- the odhB gene encoding 2-oxoglutarate dehydrogenase complex dihydrolipoyllysine-residue succinyltransferase has protein sequence MADIKAPVFPESVADGTIVEWHVTEGQQVNRDDLLAEIETDKVVLEVVAPDNGVVTKIVKQVDDTVLSDEIIGQFEAGASASADNAPAVDPDQPAAPVQAKQAADGGEPVQATDKKDEADHKDQSPAVRKAAKESGVDPKEVEGSGRGGRVTKTDMANPTLKADSSIKSDSGRPVAESMGERTEKRVPMTRLRKTVANRLLAASQETAMLTTFNEVNMKPLMDMRAKYKDQFEKRHGVRLGFMSLFVKAATEALKRFPAVNASLDGDDIVYHGFYDIGVAVSSDRGLVVPVLRDTDRMSMADVESRIRELGGLAQKGKLGLDDMTGGTFTISNGGVFGSLMSTPILNPPQTAILGMHAINDRPMAVDGKVEILPMMYLALSYDHRMIDGKEAVQFLVTIKELVEDPAMLLLDL, from the coding sequence ATGGCTGATATCAAAGCCCCCGTTTTTCCAGAATCAGTTGCCGACGGTACTATCGTTGAGTGGCATGTCACTGAAGGTCAGCAAGTCAATCGTGATGACCTATTGGCTGAAATCGAAACTGATAAAGTCGTATTAGAAGTTGTAGCGCCTGATAACGGCGTTGTGACCAAAATCGTTAAGCAGGTTGATGATACCGTGTTGTCTGACGAGATCATTGGTCAATTCGAAGCTGGTGCAAGCGCCAGTGCAGATAATGCTCCTGCGGTAGATCCAGATCAACCAGCAGCGCCAGTACAAGCCAAGCAAGCAGCAGATGGTGGCGAGCCTGTCCAAGCAACAGATAAAAAAGACGAAGCGGATCATAAAGATCAAAGCCCAGCAGTTCGCAAAGCAGCGAAAGAGTCTGGCGTTGATCCTAAAGAAGTGGAAGGTAGTGGTCGCGGCGGTCGTGTGACCAAAACGGATATGGCTAACCCAACATTGAAAGCAGACAGCAGCATCAAATCTGATAGCGGCCGTCCAGTGGCTGAATCAATGGGTGAGCGTACTGAAAAACGTGTTCCAATGACGCGTCTACGTAAGACAGTCGCCAATCGTCTGCTAGCAGCTTCACAAGAAACGGCGATGCTAACGACGTTTAACGAAGTGAACATGAAGCCATTAATGGACATGCGCGCTAAATATAAAGACCAGTTCGAAAAACGTCATGGCGTACGTTTAGGCTTTATGTCATTGTTCGTGAAAGCCGCAACCGAAGCACTTAAGCGCTTCCCAGCAGTAAACGCTTCACTAGACGGTGATGACATTGTTTATCATGGTTTCTACGATATCGGTGTTGCTGTATCATCTGACCGTGGTTTGGTTGTTCCAGTGCTACGTGATACTGATCGCATGAGCATGGCTGATGTTGAAAGCCGTATCCGTGAGCTTGGTGGCTTGGCTCAAAAAGGTAAACTTGGTCTAGATGACATGACTGGTGGTACTTTCACTATTTCAAATGGCGGTGTATTTGGCTCATTGATGTCAACACCGATTTTGAACCCACCACAAACGGCTATCCTAGGTATGCATGCGATCAATGACCGTCCTATGGCTGTTGATGGTAAAGTTGAAATTCTACCGATGATGTATCTTGCATTGTCTTATGACCATCGTATGATTGATGGTAAAGAAGCGGTACAGTTCTTAGTAACCATCAAAGAATTGGTTGAAGATCCAGCCATGTTGCTACTAGACCTGTAA
- the lpdA gene encoding dihydrolipoyl dehydrogenase, protein MKDNYDLVVIGGGPGGYEAAIRAGQLGMSVACIEKRVYKGEPALGGTCLNVGCIPSKALLDSSHRYEATKHDLAEHGISTGDVAIDIEQMIARKEGIVKQLTGGVAALLKGNGVDWLQGWGTLEDGKGADKKVKFTALADEAETTITAKNVILAAGSVPIDIPVAKTDGDRIVDSTGALDFTAVPKRLGVIGAGVIGLELGSVWRRLGAEVVVYEALPSFLAAADKDIAKEAGKMLKKQGLDIRVDTKVTNAEVKGDQVVVTSETKGESSEESFDKLIVCVGRRAYSEKLLGDDSGIQLTERGLIDVNDQCKTNLDGVYAIGDLVRGPMLAHKAMEEGMMAVERIHGEKAQVNYDTIINVIYTHPEIAWVGLTEQEAEAAGFEVKTGSFNLAANGRALAQSEAEGSIKVVADAKTDRLLGMHAISAGAGDIVHQGMIAMEFVSSIEDLQLMTFAHPTISEAVHEAALSADGRAIHAIQRKKRKK, encoded by the coding sequence ATGAAAGACAATTATGATTTAGTCGTCATCGGCGGCGGTCCTGGTGGTTATGAAGCCGCTATCCGTGCAGGTCAGTTAGGTATGAGCGTTGCTTGTATCGAAAAGCGTGTTTATAAAGGTGAGCCAGCACTTGGCGGTACTTGCTTGAACGTTGGTTGTATCCCATCAAAAGCCCTACTTGATAGCTCGCATCGTTACGAAGCGACGAAGCATGACCTTGCTGAACATGGTATCAGTACCGGTGATGTCGCTATCGATATCGAGCAAATGATTGCGCGCAAAGAAGGTATCGTTAAGCAATTAACGGGCGGCGTTGCAGCATTATTAAAAGGTAATGGCGTTGACTGGCTACAAGGCTGGGGCACGTTAGAAGACGGCAAAGGCGCTGATAAAAAAGTTAAGTTTACCGCCCTTGCAGATGAAGCAGAAACGACCATCACTGCTAAAAACGTGATTCTTGCGGCAGGTTCTGTGCCGATCGATATCCCAGTTGCTAAAACTGATGGCGATCGCATCGTTGACTCTACTGGCGCCCTTGATTTCACTGCTGTACCTAAACGTTTAGGCGTGATTGGTGCTGGTGTTATCGGTCTTGAGCTTGGTTCAGTATGGCGTCGTCTAGGCGCTGAAGTGGTTGTTTATGAAGCGTTGCCAAGTTTCTTAGCAGCTGCTGACAAAGATATCGCAAAAGAAGCGGGCAAAATGCTGAAGAAGCAAGGTCTTGATATCCGTGTTGATACCAAAGTAACCAATGCTGAAGTCAAAGGCGATCAAGTTGTTGTCACGAGCGAAACCAAAGGCGAGTCATCTGAAGAAAGCTTCGACAAACTGATCGTTTGTGTTGGTCGCCGTGCTTACTCTGAGAAACTGCTTGGTGATGACAGTGGCATTCAATTGACTGAACGTGGTCTTATCGACGTGAATGATCAATGTAAAACCAATCTTGATGGTGTTTATGCCATCGGTGATTTGGTTCGTGGTCCAATGCTTGCGCATAAAGCGATGGAAGAAGGCATGATGGCCGTTGAGCGCATTCATGGCGAAAAAGCCCAAGTTAATTATGACACGATTATTAACGTCATCTATACCCATCCAGAAATCGCATGGGTTGGTTTGACTGAGCAAGAAGCTGAAGCCGCTGGTTTTGAGGTCAAAACCGGTTCATTCAACCTAGCAGCGAACGGCCGTGCATTGGCTCAAAGCGAAGCGGAAGGCTCTATCAAAGTCGTGGCTGATGCTAAAACAGATCGTCTATTAGGTATGCATGCTATCTCTGCTGGTGCTGGTGATATCGTCCATCAAGGTATGATCGCGATGGAATTTGTCTCTAGTATCGAAGATTTGCAGTTGATGACCTTTGCTCATCCAACCATTTCAGAAGCTGTGCATGAAGCTGCTCTGTCTGCTGATGGCCGTGCTATTCACGCCATTCAGCGTAAAAAGCGTAAGAAATAA
- the sucC gene encoding ADP-forming succinate--CoA ligase subunit beta yields MNLHEYQAKELLKSYGLPIQEGIIAYNGDEAAAAFDKTPTDIAVIKAQVHAGGRGKAGGVKLVKTREEAKQVAEELIGTNLVTFQTDADGQPVNFVLVAEDMYPVQTELYLGAVVDRSTRRVTFMASTEGGVDIEEVANETPEKIFKVNVDPLVGLMPFQARDVAFKLGLEGKQINQFVKLMTGAYQAFIDNDFALLEINPLAVRENGEIVCVDGKIGIDSNALYRLPKIAALQDKSQENERELKAAEFDLNYVALEGNIGCMVNGAGLAMATMDIIKLYGGKPANFLDVGGGATKDRVVEAFKIILEDSSVEGVLINIFGGIVRCDMIAEAIIAAIKEVDVKVPVVVRLEGNNAEKGAQILEESGLKLISAQGLSDAAQKIVDAVKA; encoded by the coding sequence ATGAATTTACATGAGTATCAAGCAAAAGAGCTATTAAAAAGCTATGGTTTGCCGATTCAAGAAGGCATTATTGCCTACAACGGCGACGAAGCTGCTGCTGCTTTTGATAAAACGCCAACAGACATTGCGGTTATTAAAGCGCAAGTACATGCTGGTGGTCGCGGTAAAGCGGGTGGCGTAAAGCTGGTTAAAACTCGTGAAGAAGCCAAGCAAGTTGCTGAAGAGCTAATCGGTACCAATTTGGTTACTTTCCAAACTGACGCTGATGGCCAACCAGTTAACTTCGTATTGGTTGCAGAAGATATGTATCCAGTACAAACTGAGCTATATCTTGGTGCAGTCGTTGATCGTTCTACGCGTCGCGTAACGTTCATGGCATCAACCGAAGGCGGCGTTGATATCGAAGAAGTCGCTAACGAAACCCCAGAAAAAATCTTTAAAGTAAACGTTGATCCTTTAGTTGGTTTGATGCCTTTCCAAGCACGTGATGTGGCATTCAAACTAGGCTTAGAAGGCAAGCAGATCAATCAATTCGTTAAATTGATGACGGGTGCTTATCAAGCATTCATCGATAACGATTTTGCATTGTTAGAAATCAACCCTCTAGCCGTTCGTGAAAATGGCGAAATCGTTTGTGTTGATGGCAAAATTGGTATTGATTCAAACGCATTGTATCGTCTGCCTAAAATCGCCGCGCTACAAGACAAGTCACAAGAAAATGAGCGTGAGCTTAAAGCGGCTGAGTTTGACCTAAACTATGTTGCTCTAGAAGGCAATATCGGTTGTATGGTTAACGGTGCTGGTCTTGCTATGGCGACCATGGATATCATCAAATTGTACGGCGGCAAGCCTGCTAACTTCTTGGACGTTGGCGGCGGTGCAACTAAAGATCGCGTTGTTGAAGCATTCAAGATCATTCTTGAAGACAGCAGCGTTGAAGGTGTTCTAATCAACATCTTCGGTGGTATCGTACGTTGTGACATGATTGCAGAAGCGATTATCGCTGCTATCAAAGAAGTTGACGTAAAAGTACCTGTTGTTGTCCGTCTAGAGGGTAACAACGCTGAAAAAGGCGCGCAAATCCTAGAAGAATCTGGTCTGAAATTGATTTCTGCCCAAGGCCTATCAGATGCGGCTCAAAAAATTGTCGATGCTGTTAAAGCTTAA
- the sucD gene encoding succinate--CoA ligase subunit alpha encodes MSVLIDKDTKVLVQGFTGKNGTFHSEQAIEYGTKVVGGVTPGKGGQTHLGLPVFNTMAEAMEATQADASVIYVPAPFVLDSIVEAVDAGVKLIIVITEGVPTLDMLKAKRYIEEAEGVRMVGPNCPGVITPGQCKIGIMPGHIHLPGKVGIISRSGTLTYEAVAQTTKLGFGQSTCIGIGGDPIPGMNQIDALKLFQEDPQTEAIILIGEIGGTAEEEAAAYIKDHVTKPVVGYIAGVTAPEGKRMGHAGAIISGGQGTAEEKFKAFEDAGIAYTRDPSKLGDKLKEVTGW; translated from the coding sequence ATGAGTGTATTAATCGATAAAGATACCAAAGTATTGGTACAAGGTTTCACTGGTAAAAATGGTACGTTTCACTCTGAACAAGCGATTGAGTACGGTACTAAAGTCGTAGGCGGCGTAACGCCAGGTAAAGGCGGTCAAACGCATTTAGGCCTACCAGTATTCAACACGATGGCAGAAGCTATGGAAGCGACCCAAGCTGACGCTTCTGTTATCTATGTACCAGCACCATTCGTACTAGATTCTATCGTTGAAGCGGTAGATGCTGGTGTTAAATTGATTATCGTTATTACTGAAGGCGTGCCTACTTTAGACATGCTAAAAGCAAAACGTTATATCGAAGAAGCTGAAGGCGTACGCATGGTTGGTCCTAACTGCCCAGGTGTTATCACGCCAGGTCAGTGCAAAATTGGTATCATGCCAGGTCATATCCATTTGCCAGGTAAAGTGGGTATCATCTCACGCTCTGGTACATTGACCTATGAAGCCGTTGCTCAGACCACTAAGCTTGGTTTTGGTCAGTCAACTTGTATCGGTATCGGTGGTGATCCTATCCCTGGTATGAACCAAATTGATGCATTGAAACTGTTCCAAGAAGATCCACAAACTGAAGCGATCATCCTAATCGGTGAGATCGGTGGTACTGCTGAAGAAGAAGCTGCTGCTTATATCAAAGACCATGTGACTAAACCAGTCGTTGGTTACATCGCTGGTGTTACTGCTCCAGAAGGCAAGCGTATGGGTCATGCTGGCGCGATCATCTCTGGTGGTCAAGGTACTGCTGAAGAAAAATTCAAAGCCTTTGAAGATGCTGGTATCGCGTATACGCGTGACCCATCTAAGCTGGGTGATAAGCTAAAAGAAGTTACGGGTTGGTAG
- a CDS encoding CDP-glycerol glycerophosphotransferase family protein: MSKLTKLINNPKLFLKDAALKKLGALPDTTNKPKPKPKPKALKYIDVSHVNFYQEISLIIHSGELLASGSNQIIPWVPVFVQADVKFVLLVRNEAFFEWIKKEYPWMSIAFARRGVDVEEVLNLLPDAKTIFYPSSTGNNIHLVRFNHLHHVFIGHGDSDKASSAHKALRLYDEVWTAGQGHIDRFENSDFNTAHIDFVKVGRPNLRNILSLSQTYWQQRMDNRVLYLPTWEGVLEETNYSSISFSGKIIREVQKCLDVPVMVKYHPFTGGRDSKLKNINKMTEEVINKESLNAVVLDASVEISTVIPSNNIFICDISGVITECLAADSPIFVYIPIDREIKVANSNIKYEDYCYTYSTVDELVEKMARVTSGDDYLMEGRKKAIDYFIGYQETLDNKFMKKLQEISVD; this comes from the coding sequence ATGAGTAAATTAACGAAGTTAATCAATAATCCTAAACTTTTCCTTAAAGATGCTGCTTTAAAAAAATTGGGCGCTCTACCTGATACTACTAATAAACCTAAACCTAAACCTAAACCTAAAGCTCTGAAGTATATTGACGTAAGTCATGTAAACTTTTACCAAGAAATATCTTTAATTATTCATTCGGGTGAACTTTTAGCGTCAGGCTCTAATCAGATAATACCTTGGGTACCAGTTTTTGTACAAGCTGATGTTAAGTTTGTATTGTTAGTAAGAAATGAAGCTTTTTTTGAATGGATAAAGAAAGAATATCCGTGGATGTCAATAGCTTTTGCGAGACGAGGGGTAGATGTAGAGGAAGTTTTAAACTTATTACCAGATGCGAAGACTATTTTTTATCCTTCAAGTACAGGTAACAATATACATTTGGTAAGATTTAATCATTTGCATCATGTGTTTATTGGACATGGAGATAGTGATAAAGCATCAAGTGCGCATAAAGCGCTCCGTTTATATGATGAAGTTTGGACGGCAGGGCAAGGACATATTGATCGTTTCGAAAATAGCGACTTCAACACTGCACATATTGATTTTGTTAAAGTAGGTCGTCCTAATTTGCGTAATATTTTGTCTCTTAGTCAAACATATTGGCAGCAGCGCATGGATAATAGAGTGCTATACCTACCTACTTGGGAAGGTGTATTGGAAGAAACAAATTATTCTTCTATTTCGTTTTCTGGAAAAATTATTCGTGAAGTGCAAAAGTGTTTAGACGTACCAGTGATGGTAAAATATCATCCCTTTACTGGAGGTCGCGATAGTAAGTTAAAAAATATAAACAAGATGACTGAGGAAGTCATTAATAAAGAATCCTTAAACGCTGTTGTGCTAGATGCTTCAGTAGAAATTAGCACAGTGATTCCTAGCAATAATATATTTATCTGTGATATTTCAGGTGTAATCACAGAATGTCTTGCCGCTGATTCTCCTATATTCGTCTATATTCCTATAGATAGAGAGATCAAAGTCGCTAATAGCAATATAAAATATGAAGATTATTGTTATACTTATTCTACTGTTGATGAGCTAGTAGAAAAAATGGCAAGGGTAACTTCTGGTGATGATTATTTAATGGAAGGTAGAAAAAAGGCTATTGATTATTTTATTGGTTATCAAGAAACATTAGATAATAAGTTTATGAAAAAACTGCAAGAAATATCTGTTGATTAA
- a CDS encoding bifunctional cytidylyltransferase/SDR family oxidoreductase: protein MSKNIAVILSGGSGSRFGGALPKQFTKLAGKAVIEYTIDVFEQSEFIDEILIVAQSAHIERTLDLIKNNKWKKVSRVISGGEERFDSTYSALTALKDNDDSSKVLFHDAVRPLVTQQIIKDCIEMLDNFDAIDVVIPSADTLVEVYDDGCISNIPNRSMMRRGQTPQGFKLGSIQEAYKRAIEKGRKQFTCDCGVIRAMLPHTRVATVAGDDRNIKVTYPMDLFIAEKFLQAGNEKAFISNDSLEFLRDKVIVVFGGTSGIGLEINNLALLNGATVKVASRSYNGVDITDLQGVKDFLESVNGEYGKIDYIVNTAGLLIKKPIDLLELEEISSLININYVGAVNIAIASKVYLKKSRGMLLNFTSSSYTRGRAFYALYSSTNAAIVNFTQALAEEWINDGIKVNCINPERTATPMRTANFGIEPFELLLNAEQVARVSLKALFSQKTGIVIDVRKDGR, encoded by the coding sequence ATGAGTAAAAATATAGCAGTAATTTTATCAGGGGGCTCAGGTTCTCGTTTTGGTGGAGCCTTACCCAAGCAGTTTACAAAGCTTGCTGGCAAAGCAGTTATAGAGTATACCATTGACGTTTTTGAACAAAGCGAATTTATAGATGAAATCCTAATTGTTGCTCAATCGGCTCATATAGAAAGAACTTTAGATCTCATAAAAAATAATAAATGGAAGAAGGTTTCTAGAGTTATTAGCGGTGGAGAAGAGCGATTCGATTCTACTTATTCTGCATTGACTGCACTAAAAGATAATGATGACTCTAGCAAGGTTCTGTTTCATGATGCTGTAAGACCATTAGTAACTCAGCAAATTATCAAAGATTGTATTGAAATGCTAGATAATTTTGATGCTATCGATGTGGTTATACCATCAGCAGATACACTAGTAGAGGTATACGATGATGGTTGTATCTCTAATATACCTAATCGCTCAATGATGAGACGTGGGCAAACGCCTCAAGGTTTTAAGTTGGGAAGCATCCAAGAAGCATATAAACGTGCAATCGAAAAAGGTAGAAAGCAATTTACTTGCGATTGTGGTGTTATTCGGGCAATGCTGCCGCATACTAGAGTAGCCACTGTCGCGGGTGATGACAGAAATATCAAAGTTACTTATCCAATGGACTTATTTATTGCAGAGAAGTTTTTGCAAGCAGGTAATGAAAAAGCTTTTATTTCCAATGACAGTTTAGAATTCTTGCGCGATAAAGTCATAGTTGTATTTGGTGGAACATCCGGAATAGGACTCGAAATTAATAATCTGGCACTTCTGAATGGTGCCACAGTTAAAGTCGCAAGTAGAAGCTATAATGGAGTAGATATTACTGACTTACAAGGTGTGAAAGATTTTTTAGAATCTGTTAATGGAGAGTATGGAAAAATTGATTATATCGTCAACACTGCTGGACTTCTTATAAAAAAACCCATCGATCTACTTGAGCTAGAAGAAATTTCATCTTTAATTAATATTAATTATGTAGGCGCAGTTAATATAGCTATAGCCAGTAAAGTCTACTTAAAAAAGAGCCGAGGTATGTTATTGAACTTTACTTCTAGTTCATATACTAGGGGTAGAGCTTTTTATGCTTTATATTCATCTACTAATGCGGCAATTGTGAATTTTACACAAGCTTTAGCTGAAGAATGGATAAATGATGGTATTAAGGTTAACTGTATTAACCCAGAACGTACAGCTACTCCTATGCGTACTGCAAACTTTGGTATTGAACCATTTGAGCTTTTATTAAATGCAGAACAGGTAGCTAGAGTTAGCTTGAAAGCATTGTTCTCTCAAAAAACAGGTATAGTAATTGATGTCCGAAAAGACGGGAGATAA
- a CDS encoding glycosyltransferase family 2 protein produces the protein MEKYDVSIIVPVYNREKIIIPCIESINAQTYNKSKWEVIFVDDASTDNSIRTIESLIDKSINYRILRRPIGSGNASAPRNEGIKASTAKYVFFLDSDDYIDSQLLENGMAIALKNDSDMVYVKLGGARGTNKRSFRKAFVDNADILNHHLMRSLKIFKFHKNLMLKENKILFNPNIDVFEDMLFSCTCLAFSEKYSILADKEYYFLESHDDGHLSHVKMNLSTVMDMFISGLNSIIFSSNSNKSKLYNAWVVKIVERFRVVCKKNSINNEECIEMFKLTSSYFGIHKDFFDLSQIYENEKMLTLLFLAGDFREFHKISNESKLLKNLQVTFQEKLKQEVGFSKAWIFKNKIQVIDFDLKRNKIAFDIEVNEKKNSLHVWVLSRNNPDSLEFLRKNAIKVEGKKLLIFDGMLNEKNKVIALIKEYVIQISNS, from the coding sequence ATGGAGAAATACGACGTTAGTATTATAGTACCGGTATATAATAGAGAAAAAATCATAATACCTTGTATAGAGTCTATAAACGCACAAACTTATAATAAGTCAAAATGGGAAGTGATATTTGTAGATGATGCATCTACAGACAACTCTATACGTACTATAGAATCTCTGATCGATAAAAGTATAAACTATAGAATACTGAGACGTCCAATAGGATCAGGAAATGCTTCAGCACCTAGAAATGAAGGAATAAAAGCAAGTACAGCAAAATATGTTTTCTTCTTGGATTCTGACGATTATATAGATTCGCAACTTTTAGAAAATGGCATGGCCATAGCTTTAAAAAACGATAGCGATATGGTTTATGTTAAGTTAGGAGGAGCTAGAGGAACGAATAAAAGATCTTTTAGAAAAGCATTTGTAGATAATGCAGATATCCTAAATCACCATTTGATGAGATCTTTGAAGATATTTAAATTCCATAAAAATCTTATGTTGAAGGAAAATAAAATATTATTTAATCCGAATATTGATGTTTTTGAAGATATGCTATTTTCTTGTACATGTTTAGCTTTTTCAGAAAAATATTCTATATTAGCAGATAAAGAATACTACTTCTTAGAAAGCCACGACGATGGTCATTTGTCTCATGTAAAAATGAATCTATCAACAGTTATGGATATGTTTATTTCTGGTTTGAATAGTATTATTTTTTCAAGTAATTCAAATAAGTCTAAGTTATATAATGCATGGGTTGTTAAAATTGTAGAAAGGTTTAGGGTGGTTTGTAAAAAGAATAGTATAAACAATGAAGAATGTATCGAAATGTTTAAATTAACTTCTAGTTACTTCGGTATTCATAAAGATTTTTTTGATTTATCACAGATTTATGAAAATGAAAAAATGCTAACACTGCTTTTTTTAGCAGGGGATTTTAGAGAGTTTCATAAAATATCGAATGAATCAAAATTACTTAAAAATCTTCAGGTTACTTTTCAAGAAAAATTAAAACAAGAAGTCGGATTTAGTAAAGCTTGGATTTTTAAAAATAAAATTCAAGTTATAGACTTTGACTTGAAAAGAAATAAAATAGCCTTTGATATAGAAGTAAACGAGAAGAAAAACTCTTTACATGTTTGGGTTTTATCTAGAAATAACCCAGATTCATTAGAATTTTTAAGGAAAAATGCTATCAAAGTAGAAGGAAAGAAACTTCTTATATTTGATGGTATGTTAAACGAAAAAAACAAAGTCATAGCTTTGATTAAAGAATATGTAATTCAGATTAGTAATTCGTAA
- a CDS encoding capsular polysaccharide export protein, LipB/KpsS family yields the protein MEVAITLFDVITQAITENPDAQIIVKPHPMTLDDPSVVIALTELDCLILNQSIHLVDTLETIDHVYTITSLGGFEALLRSKKVTVLGQPFYYGWIKKGELEHGCGQEDLLYICYCLYCLYCLYSQSLLT from the coding sequence GTGGAAGTAGCAATTACCCTATTTGATGTAATCACTCAGGCTATTACAGAAAACCCTGATGCACAAATTATCGTCAAACCACATCCAATGACGCTTGATGATCCGTCTGTCGTCATTGCCCTCACTGAGCTAGATTGCCTAATCCTTAACCAGTCTATTCATTTGGTCGACACGTTAGAGACAATCGATCACGTATATACGATTACGTCACTAGGTGGATTTGAGGCATTACTAAGAAGCAAAAAGGTTACCGTATTAGGGCAACCTTTTTATTATGGTTGGATTAAAAAAGGCGAACTGGAACATGGATGCGGCCAAGAAGACCTGTTGTATATATGCTACTGCCTCTACTGCCTCTACTGCCTCTACAGCCAGAGTTTATTAACTTAA